One region of Populus trichocarpa isolate Nisqually-1 chromosome 4, P.trichocarpa_v4.1, whole genome shotgun sequence genomic DNA includes:
- the LOC112327282 gene encoding sugar transport protein 1 gives MGAGGFVAGDVKNYPGKVTRHVVNACVLGAMGGLIFGYDLGISGGVTSMAPFLNKFFPDVYRKEALDTSTNQYCKFNDMGLTLFTSSLYLAALIASFGASYITRTWGRKRTMLLGGIIFFIGAALNAGAVDLSMLIAGRILLGVGVGFSTQSVPLYVSEMAPQKHRGAFNIVFQLAITIGIFIANLVNYLTPKIAGNQAWRYSLGGATIPAALICLSALKLDDTPNTLLEQGKAEKAREILRKIRGLNDKEIEAEFQDLVTASEAAKQVEHPWTRILKRQYRPQLTMAVAIPFFQQLTGMNVVMFYAPVLLQSIGFENNASLLSTVITGAVNILATGVSIYGSDKSGRRSLFLSGGAVMFVFQVALAVLIGSKFGTSGDVIELPKWYAGIVVACICLFVSAFAWSWGPLGWLVPSEIFPLEIRSAGQSITVAVNMLFTFFIAQLFLAMLCHFKFGLFIFFAIFVAIMSTFIFFFLPETTNIPIEEMSRVWKQHWYWRRFMPDEDDDRRVLVLMV, from the exons ATGGGTGCTGGTGGTTTTGTTGCCGGTGATGTTAAAAACTATCCCGGAAAGGTCACTCGGCATGTGGTAAATGCTTGTGTGCTAGGAGCCATGGGAGGATTAATTTTCGGATACGACCTTGGTATCTCGGGTGGTGTGACGTCTATGGCTCcctttttgaataaatttttccCAGATGTTTATCGTAAGGAAGCATTAGATACATCCACTAATCAATATTGCAAGTTTAACGATATGGGGCTAACCTTGTTCACATCTTCATTATACCTGGCTGCATTAATTGCATCTTTTGGAGCTTCTTATATCACAAGGACGTGGGGTCGGAAAAGAACAATGCTCCTTGGTGGCATCATATTTTTCATCGGAGCTGCTCTCAATGCCGGTGCTGTGGACCTCTCAATGCTCATCGCCGGTCGCATTCTCTTAGGTGTTGGAGTTGGTTTTTCAACTCAG TCTGTGCCGCTCTATGTCTCCGAGATGGCTCCACAAAAACATCGTGGTGCTTTCAACATTGTGTTCCAACTAGCAATCACTATTGGCATTTTCATAGCTAATCTTGTCAATTACTTGACACCTAAGATTGCTGGAAACCAAGCATGGCGTTACAGCTTAGGCGGAGCGACCATTCCTGCTGCCCTCATCTGTCTTTCAGCACTTAAACTGGATGACACTCCAAACACGTTGTTAGAGCAAGGGAAAGCTGAAAAAGCTCGAGAAATACTTAGAAAGATACGTGGCCTTAATGACAAGGAAATTGAGGCTGAGTTTCAAGATTTAGTCACGGCCAGTGAGGCAGCCAAGCAAGTGGAGCATCCCTGGACTAGAATCCTTAAGAGACAGTATCGGCCGCAACTGACCATGGCTGTTGCTATTCCATTTTTCCAACAACTTACTGGGATGAATGTGGTCATGTTCTATGCTCCTGTTCTCCTCCAAAGTATTGGTTTTGAAAATAATGCTTCCCTCTTATCCACAGTTATCACTGGCGCTGTTAACATTCTTGCCACCGGTGTTTCAATCTATGGCAGTGATAAGTCTGGAAGAAGATCTCTGTTTCTTTCAGGTGGAGCTGTAATGTTTGTATTTCAG GTTGCGCTAGCAGTTTTAATCGGATCCAAGTTTGGAACATCTGGAGATGTGATTGAATTGCCAAAGTGGTATGCCGGAATAGTTGTAGCGTGTATCTGCTTATTTGTTTCTGCCTTTGCGTGGTCATGGGGGCCATTGGGATGGCTAGTTCCAAGTGAAATATTTCCGCTAGAAATTCGATCAGCCGGGCAAAGCATCACCGTGGCAGTCAACATGTTATTCACTTTCTTCATAGCTCAGCTTTTCCTCGCAATGCTTTGCCACTTTAAATTTGGTTTGTTCATCTTCTTTGCAATCTTTGTGGCAATCATGAGTaccttcatctttttctttttgcctgAGACGACGAACATCCCCATTGAAGAGATGTCTAGAGTGTGGAAGCAACATTGGTATTGGAGGAGGTTCATgcctgatgaagatgatgatcgCCGAGTTTTGGTTCTCATGGTCTAG